The genomic region GGGTTTGAGATATGTCTTGGGTTCCCTGCACCTATTGGCAACCTACTTTCAATCCAAAAAAATTAGTCATTTAAAGTAGATAGACCGTTTTTGATCCCCAACTTACTAGTAGAATTAATGGATAAAAAAATTATTAGGAAAATTGGTAATCATTTAAGAAAATTCTTAGAGATTAGTGAAAAAGATGGGAAgtattcaaactttgttttgataGTTAATATGGATATTAGTGTGAATTCACTCAGTCATATTGAAATCAGAGCTAGAGAGTCAACTTTCCTGATTTACCCTGAATTTTATATAGGGATTTTAGATCTAGACTTAGCAATCAAACCGATCTTAGAAGTTTTACCCTCTTAAAAAAACCCTAGGGATGTCCCCAAGCTAAATATTTGTTTCAATTTGGAAAAGGGAGGGTTTGTGATCAAGGATAGCCCTCCCCTGACAGGACAAAGTGATGAGGTAGAAGAAGGGGAAATTATAGGTGATCAGAGCATGGATGAGGGGATGAATTCCTCTCCCTTGCTATCCCATAAGGATATTTTAAAGGATGAGAAGGGGAGGGTTACTGACTCTAAGGAAGAGAAGAACTGGCATGTCCTTGTAGTCGAAGaaaatgaagaatttaaaaattatCATATGATAGTAAGGATGAAATCAATCATGATATTGATTATCAGACAGCTGGAGAGGGGGGGATAAGATTCTTACCCCTGAACAGGATGTTGGTAGGGAAGTCAGGGGTAGTCTGGTAGAAAATGGTTCCTCCCATTCATTAGGAGCTCCCAACAGATTAGataaggttgaacaagaggaggatTTGGTTTGTAAAGAGGAAGAGGTAAActtcattattaattatttatgtgatTCAGTCACCGAGGATATCCTAGAGAATTTACTTGATGAAATAATAGACATAGAAGAGATAGAATTGCAGAAAAGGCCGCTGAAGAAAGGGATTATGAATTTTACCAATCCCCCAAAGGTCATAGATACAGAATCCCTTTTAATGGAGttaaatgacaaagaaaatggtgAAACTTTTGAAGCATTAGAAATTGAACAATGGGTTGGGGAGAAGGTTACTCTAGATTGTGCTAAACTCTATAAAAAGAGAGGTAGGAAATCCCTATCAGAGCTGAGAGCTAATGATGGTATAGCTGAAGGCCAGGTTAAACTCATAGATATGTTTCATGCGGGGAAGGGTAAggtcctttccacaacaccatgaaagtattatcatggaatgttagggttTTAAATTCCCCTAACAAGCAATGGATAGTCAAATGTTGTCTGTCTAACTATAGTTCTGATTTAGTTATGTTACAGGAAACCAAATTATAAAAAGATGACTTAGCCTCTTTTGGTAAACGACTAGGCTTTAGATATATTACAGGTGTTCCAGCCACTGGAGCCTCTGGAGGTCTGGCCATAATTTGGGACCCTCGCAGTATCAGGTTCTCATTATTAGAGTCTCATGGCAATTGGATCAGTGGTAGAGTTATCCGTTTTAAACACAAACTAAATTTTCTCATTATTAATATTTATGGACCGACCCTAAATGAGGACAAAAGAAGAGTTTGGAAGGAAATCGACGAATTCAAAATTCCCGGGAATAATTTTTGATTATAGGAGGTGACTTCAATGCTATAATGAATCAATTTGAGAAACAAGAGGGCAAAGGCAAAACCTCTAGAGCTACTTTAGACTTTGTAGATTGGGTCCACCATAGTGGCTTGATAGAGATTAACATGGTCAAGGATGCCTTTACCTGGAATAATAGAAGATTAGGTTTTAGTAATATCATAGAAAAATTAGATAGGTTCTTTGTATCGGGTAGTCTCATCAACTTTCCGTATACCTTAGAAGCCTCAATTTTACCCTTCTCGAGCTCAGATCATTTTCTGATCCAACTTAGCATTCTTGGTGACTCTGGTCCAAGAAGATGTCCTTTTAAATTTGAACAGATGTGGCTGAGAGATGATAATATTCTTAGGCTTTTAGAGGAATGGTGGAAAGAGGCAGAGGTCTCTAGGTCTGGGATCTATAAGGTAGTTAATAAGCTTAAGATAATTAAGCAAAATCTCATTCTGTGGAATAAGGAtcattttggtaatattttttacAAGAGGGCATAGGTGGAAGCAGAGTTAGTGGAGGTAAATGAATTTGTCATGAGGAAAGGAATGGATGAAACTTTGTTTCTCAGAGAAAAGAAACTCCTTCTTGAACAAGAAAATATTCTTGCAAAAGAGGAGGTCTTTTGGAAACAAACATCCAGAGAGGCATGGCTAGATGTGGGGGATAagaacactaaattctttcacaatAGTGTAAAACTTAGAAGATTCATTAACAAAACCTCCAAGATAAATATTTGTAATGGCTCTGAGGTGGAAGATTATAAGCTCATCTCGAGGGAGGCTGTAGACTTTTTTTCCAATATTCTCAACATTGATTTGAGTCCTCTTTGCTCAGACCAAGACAAGTTTCTAAAATGTGTACCAAAACTACTTAGTAAGGATCAAACTCATAATCTGACTACAAAATTCTCTTTAGCAGAAGTAGAAGCAACTTTGATGCAGATGAATCCGAACAAATCCCCCAGTCCAGATGGCTTTTCGACTagtttttttcagaaatgttggtccTTCATAAGGCAGGAGGTGACAGGTGCCCTTAAGGGCATGAGGAACTTAGGTAATATTctcaaataaatcaataataatttTTTGTCCCTTATCCCAAAGAAGGAAAAGCctgagtattttgatgagttcagacccaCTGCACTATGTAACACCATCTATAAGCTTTTTACTAAAACTTTAACTAATAGGCTTCAGAAACTCCTTCCTCTTTTGATTAGCGAAAAACAAACGGGTTTTGTTCCTGGGAGGTCCATtcatgatggggttattatagctcaGGAGGCCATTCACTCTGTCCAGAAGAATGGAACCCCTAGTATGCTCTTAAAACTAGACATTAGAAAATCCTACGACAAGGTGGATTGGATATTCTTGTGCAAATGCCTAGAAGCCTTTGGTTTCCCCTCTTCATGGATTAACTTGATATTTGAATGCATCTCAACACCTAAATTCTTAGTGTTAGTTAATGGAACTCCAGAAGGATTTTTTTATCTCTTCCACGGGTCTAAGaaaaggagatcctttatcccctttcctcttcatcattatggtggAATCAATGGATAGAAATATCTTTAGAGAAAGGGAAAGTAGTCATATTTTAGGTATTAGAATTACTAGCAACCTAGACCCTaccacacatcaacaatttgtggatgatactatgttATATGGGCTTAGTGATTTAGGAGAAGCGAAGGTGTATAAGAAGATCCTAGACTCTTACTCTAAGGCTTCTGGACAAGAAATTAATCCAtctaaatctaaagtcttctttttcAATACTAAGatctgcttacaaaatgacatctacaaagttttgaattttaatgtgggtaggcttccctaCAAATATCTAGGTCTGCCCCTAGATAAGGGCAATGGATCATCAAATTTGTGGGATCCAGTGATAAATAGGATTAAGAAAAAGGTAGCAACCTGGAAAGGCAAGTGGCTATCCTCTGCTAGTAGAGCTACCGTGGTTAAATTGCTTTTGGCATCGATGCCAATCTATCAGCTATCATGTATTAACCTTCCTTGGTCCAAAAAGGAAGTATTGAATAGACATCTTAGGTCTTTTTTCTGGCAGGGTGCTAAGGATAAGAAAAATATCTGCCTCATGGCCTAGGATAAGATTTGTAGACCAAAGTCAGAAGGTGGTATTGGGATTAAGAATATTAAGGACCATAGTAGAGCGTTAGGGGTTAAATTAGTCTGGAGAATGTTTAGATCCCCCCACCTTAAGTGGGCTCAGATCTTATTCCACAAATATATTAGAGGTAGGGACCATACTATCCTCTTTAGGGAAACTTCTCCTCTGAAAGGCTCTCGCATTTGGAATTTTATGTTGGACTGCAGAAAAATAATTTTAGACAAATCATCTTGGAATTTGGGAAATGGCAAAGAAGCCCTTTTTTGGATGGATTCTTGGGGAGGATTCAAGGCACTTCATAAGAGTGCTAATCTAGAGACTTCTAGAACAATGTTGGAATCCACATGGGGTAGGTATGTCAGGGATTACATAATGCCAATTCACAAGGACCTAGCTAAGGGTTGGAAATTGAAATATATAGATCATGTGGATATCCTAGAAATGGAAAAATGAGAACTCCAAGTCATCCTTAAGAATAGAATGGTCACCTTCAACTTAGGGCCAGATACTCTTATTTGGGATGGATCAAAATCGGGAGAGTACACCTCAAAAGAGGGTTATAATCTTCTCCTTGATCAACAACTTTCCTTAAGCACTTTTGTCCCTTGAGTCTTATGTTGGGATAAGACGTGTTTGCCAAAGGTAGGGTTGTTCTCATGGTTTTCtctccaaaataagattctaatTGTGGATAGGTTTAGGAAAATGAGCTTTGAGGGACCCAGTAGATGCCCTTTatgtgaaaaggtagaagaggataAGGATCATATCCTCCTTAATTTCAGTTATGCCTCCAATTTTTGGCTATGGTTATGTAACAAATTAGGATGGAGCTTAGCTCTCCCTAACTCCATTCTAGGTATGTTTCAGGCATGGCCCATTCTTCATCAATGTTCCCTCTTTGGAGGACTATGGAAATTAGCCCTATATTTGGTTATTTGGGAACTTTGGAAGGAACGCAATAGGAGACTCTTTAAGGAAAATAAAATGGAATGGCTCCAACTTGTGAATAAAATTGAAGCCTCAGTAGTAGAGACTCTTAATAGTAGGACTTCTAAATTTTCTAGTAAACTTTCTGAGATGACATACTGGGATGAGAAAATGAGGGGTGGATGGTTATGTCTGAAGATCCCTCCCTTTGTAGGAGTAAGCGATTCTAATAAAAAGGAGTTAAGGGAAGCCTGCATATGGAAGGTCCCAAAAAAAGGGTGGGCTAAGCTTAACTTCAATGGGGCTTCTCGTGGGAATTTGGGTCCTATAGGGATTGGATGTTGTCTGCATGATGATTATTGTAGGGAATTAGCTAAGGTGGAAAAACCTATAGGGATTGAATCCAGTAATAAAGCAAAGATTTTAGTCTTAGTTGAAGGCCTCCTCTTATGTCAAAATAGGGGCATTAGTAAGCTCGCCATAGAAGGAGATTCAGATATTATTATCAATGGCCTTAGAAAAGGTTTTCTTCCTAACTGGAAACTTAATGCGATCTTGTCAAGGGCTCTAAACCTCCTGAAGGATTTCCAGAAAACAACCttcaatcatatttatagagaaggtATTTCTAGGGCGGATGAATTAGCCAATGCAGGGGCTGATGGACAATTCATAAGTTGAGATTGGGTCCTGTTAAGGCACAAATTTGCACCCTACTAAACTATAAGTTTAGCAATCTGgcctaacatgggattcacttctgcatgtgggCAATGCACAACTTGAAATGAAACCTCCGGTTCCTAGGCCGGTTCCTATTGGATAATCACCTGATACTCTCTAATATTGGACTAACTTTGCAGGGTAAAGGATAAGAAATTACAGAAATGGAACTTAAAACTGAACTAAACTTAACTAGAAcctggtgatacaccaaaatgtgggagataaatgataaaaactgATCTCAGTCTACAATATTCTACTTTAATTGATAAACACTTCTTTCCTGTTATAAGTTTGCATAAGTATTTCATAATAAGGTCTTGAGATGAACCAATGAGGAATAGTAATCTTTCACTCAAAAATTTTGAACTTTTAAACACATACTATGACCTGCAAACATACACACGTTCCTATATTAAGGTACTGACTGAGGCAAGTAAGCAAGGAGCAATATAACTCACAAATTTAGCTTCATCAATCATGCTTGTACACAAAAAATTGGAAGGAAAACAAGGTTTGATTCCATAGAAAATCGCTCCAAAAGATGTTGTTTCATATATAATATCTCCAAATCTAAGTTACAGAATCTGTGCAAAAGAAATGCTAAGGACAAGAAAAACTATCTCTGAAAACACTATTCTTGCATAAATCTGAACTAACTCCCAAATGAAGTGTCTCCAGGCATTAAGTACAAAAACCCCAACTGATTGGGTCGGATGCAAGAAAAGTGCCTCAAAAAGAGAAGTCTAGAAGACACCAAAGAGGGCTACAAACATGGAAAAGTCTTCTTTAATGAATAACCAACCCAAAAGACCACTAGAAGCCTCAAAAAGCTCAACCAAGTAATAAAAGCTCCCCAAAATGGTGAAAAAGTCTAACTTCGACCCTTTACCTAAAAGTGCTCCAACCTCCCTAGATTCACTCCATTTGGTTTCAAACAACCTCATGTTCCTATAAAAATGTTCTTGTCTCCAAAATTATCTCAACTCCTTTTGAATATTTCCCAAGTGGTTATGCATGCTCCTACATGCTCTCCTTATGTCTCCAAACTGAAAAGACTTCTTTAATGAGAGCCTTATCTCTCCtgaattaactcatccttcaaaactaagtcaaaagacttagtctccttcTTGCATATGGATACACCTTTTACATtttgaataataatatttaattacaatttataattgtATTGTAATTAAATACCTTTTACAAAGAAATACCAGCTTTTAaccaagaaagaaaacaaaaatataataaaaataaaacatatttgatatATCGATGGAAAATTAAACATCTATTTTATCAAATATGTTTGATTTTTATTACTTTGCATATTTTTGTTAAGCCCAACGGACTTGAGGGAGAATATAAAAAATGATAAAGGGTTTTTTGTTACCCTAAAAGTTTTGCACTCCATCGTATATttctcattttg from Cryptomeria japonica chromosome 3, Sugi_1.0, whole genome shotgun sequence harbors:
- the LOC131874239 gene encoding uncharacterized protein LOC131874239 produces the protein MEWLQLVNKIEASVVETLNSRTSKFSSKLSEMTYWDEKMRGGWLCLKIPPFVGVSDSNKKELREACIWKVPKKGWAKLNFNGASRGNLGPIGIGCCLHDDYCRELAKVEKPIGIESSNKAKILVLVEGLLLCQNRGISKLAIEGDSDIIINGLRKGFLPNWKLNAILSRALNLLKDFQKTTFNHIYREGISRADELANAGADGQFIS